Proteins encoded together in one Gemmatimonadota bacterium DH-78 window:
- a CDS encoding SusC/RagA family TonB-linked outer membrane protein, translating into MKIRGSWVALLLLALLPAVVSAQERTVTGQVIAAENGAPLADVSIQLVGTQRGTLSGPDGAFRLEVPAGAVSLRAQMLGRATRTVEVDAGATTVQIMLNLDALNLDEIVVTGAATSVARRNLANAVSTVAAEELDRAPASSFEQQLAGKIAGADIQSNSGAPGGGLQVSLRGVSTIIGSATPLYVVDGVIVSDIAVQSGADVLLSSGGGTGFSSTQDNAANRIADLNPNDIENIEILKGASAAAIYGSKANNGVIVITTKRGRAGEPQFSLTQRFGVSQLSNKLGLRRFETLEDAVDAFGPTAADYWQPGAYYDHEEFLAGNQPLSHETALSVAGGSGETRYFASGLVKHDGGILTGTYHDKQSMRLNLDQSLGGRASMALNMNAVHSETGRGFTNNDNRSVSYWMALASTPSFVDLRQNEDGSWPENPYANSNPLHTAEVARNDENVWRIITSGDLQVDAIQSDEHTLRMSLTGGIDFFNLKSVVFAPPELQFEPIDQKPGTSYLAHSNNLNLNSSANLVHTWQPRNLGLTATTSFGVQYERRELDIAQILNEDLVVGQTNIDAGTTPGVFQQRQLVKDLGLFAQEELLLLDERLLLTAGIRADRSSNNADVDKYYFYPKFAGSYRFIEPFSGVDELKVRSAWGQAGNQPVYGDKFSTLNTGNISGLQTLNISTTTVAEDLHPERQKEIEGGVDLVLFNRRAQVEATYYQRRITELLLQRALPPSSGFNTAIFNGGVLKTTGFEAAVQVFPVQTEDLSWNSRVTFSTDETIVEELPVPPFRAGGFGTSLGGFQVEEGASATQIVGRDTTTIVNDPRCDGDCPIGTRIVTGIGDANPDFRLGFANEFTAGPFSVYGLLDWQSGGNVVNLTAWLYDLSKTADDYADACTIPGCLDGETLGDARLRLYPGRTSKVWLEDASFVKLREVTLTYDLPAELVQSVWSRASSLRLSFSGRNLLTFTDYSGMDPEVSNFGTQAIGRNVDVAPYPPSRSFWLSLDLTF; encoded by the coding sequence ATGAAGATTCGCGGATCGTGGGTTGCCCTTCTGCTGCTCGCCCTCCTCCCCGCCGTCGTGTCCGCACAGGAGCGGACCGTCACGGGCCAGGTGATCGCCGCAGAGAACGGCGCCCCACTCGCCGACGTCTCGATCCAGCTGGTCGGGACGCAGCGCGGTACCCTCTCTGGTCCCGACGGCGCCTTCCGGCTCGAAGTGCCCGCGGGCGCCGTGAGCCTGAGGGCGCAGATGCTCGGCCGCGCCACCCGGACCGTCGAGGTCGACGCCGGCGCGACCACCGTCCAGATCATGCTCAACCTCGACGCCCTCAACCTCGACGAGATCGTGGTGACGGGTGCGGCCACCTCGGTGGCCCGGCGCAACCTCGCCAACGCCGTCTCGACGGTGGCCGCCGAGGAGCTCGACCGGGCCCCGGCCTCGAGCTTCGAGCAGCAGCTCGCCGGCAAGATCGCCGGCGCCGACATCCAGTCCAACAGCGGCGCGCCGGGCGGCGGGCTCCAGGTGAGCCTGCGCGGCGTGTCGACGATCATCGGATCGGCGACCCCCCTCTACGTGGTCGACGGCGTGATCGTGAGCGACATCGCGGTGCAGAGCGGTGCCGACGTGCTGCTCAGCTCGGGAGGCGGCACCGGCTTCTCCTCCACCCAGGACAACGCCGCCAACCGGATCGCCGACCTCAACCCGAACGACATCGAGAACATCGAGATCCTGAAGGGCGCCTCGGCCGCCGCCATCTACGGCTCCAAGGCGAACAACGGGGTGATCGTGATCACCACGAAGCGCGGGCGCGCGGGCGAGCCGCAGTTCAGCCTCACCCAGCGCTTCGGCGTGTCGCAGCTGTCGAACAAGCTCGGTCTGCGTCGCTTCGAGACGCTCGAGGACGCCGTCGACGCCTTCGGTCCGACGGCCGCCGACTACTGGCAGCCCGGCGCGTACTACGACCACGAGGAGTTCCTCGCCGGCAACCAGCCGCTCTCGCACGAGACGGCGCTCAGCGTGGCCGGTGGCTCGGGCGAGACGCGCTACTTCGCCTCGGGCCTCGTCAAGCACGACGGCGGGATCCTGACCGGCACCTATCACGACAAGCAGTCGATGCGCCTCAATCTCGACCAGTCGCTCGGCGGCCGGGCGAGCATGGCGCTCAACATGAACGCCGTGCACAGCGAGACGGGCCGCGGGTTCACGAACAACGACAACCGGTCGGTCTCCTACTGGATGGCTCTCGCTTCCACGCCGAGCTTCGTCGACCTCCGTCAGAACGAGGACGGATCCTGGCCCGAGAACCCCTACGCCAACTCGAACCCGCTGCACACCGCCGAGGTGGCGCGCAACGACGAGAACGTGTGGCGGATCATCACCTCGGGTGACCTGCAGGTCGACGCGATCCAGTCGGACGAGCACACCCTGCGGATGAGCCTCACCGGCGGCATCGACTTCTTCAACCTGAAGAGTGTGGTGTTCGCGCCGCCGGAGCTGCAGTTCGAGCCGATCGATCAGAAGCCCGGCACCAGCTATCTCGCGCACAGCAACAACCTCAACCTGAACAGCAGCGCGAACCTGGTGCACACCTGGCAGCCCCGTAACCTCGGGCTGACGGCCACTACCTCCTTCGGTGTGCAGTACGAGCGCCGCGAGCTCGACATCGCGCAGATCCTCAACGAGGACCTCGTGGTGGGGCAGACCAACATCGACGCCGGAACCACCCCCGGCGTGTTCCAGCAGCGCCAGCTCGTGAAGGACCTCGGGCTCTTCGCCCAGGAGGAGCTGCTGCTCCTCGACGAGCGCCTGCTCCTCACCGCCGGCATCCGGGCCGACCGCTCGAGCAACAACGCCGACGTCGACAAGTACTACTTCTATCCGAAGTTCGCGGGCTCCTACCGCTTCATCGAGCCCTTCTCGGGCGTCGACGAGCTCAAGGTGCGCAGCGCCTGGGGTCAGGCGGGCAACCAGCCCGTGTACGGCGACAAGTTCAGCACGCTGAACACCGGCAACATCAGCGGGCTCCAGACGCTCAACATCTCGACCACCACGGTGGCCGAGGATCTGCACCCCGAGCGTCAGAAGGAGATCGAGGGCGGAGTCGACCTCGTGCTCTTCAATCGCCGCGCGCAGGTGGAGGCCACCTACTACCAGCGGCGCATCACCGAGCTGCTCCTGCAGCGCGCGCTGCCGCCGTCGTCGGGCTTCAACACCGCCATCTTCAACGGCGGCGTGCTCAAGACCACCGGCTTCGAGGCCGCGGTGCAGGTGTTCCCGGTCCAGACGGAAGACCTGAGCTGGAACTCCCGGGTGACCTTCAGCACCGACGAGACGATCGTCGAGGAGCTGCCGGTGCCCCCCTTCCGCGCGGGTGGCTTCGGCACCTCGCTCGGAGGATTCCAGGTGGAAGAGGGTGCGAGCGCCACGCAGATCGTGGGCCGCGACACCACCACCATCGTCAACGATCCGCGCTGTGACGGCGACTGCCCGATCGGCACCCGGATCGTGACCGGCATCGGCGATGCCAACCCCGACTTCCGTCTCGGCTTCGCCAACGAGTTCACCGCCGGTCCCTTCAGCGTGTACGGGCTGCTCGACTGGCAGAGCGGGGGCAACGTGGTGAACCTCACCGCCTGGCTCTACGACCTGAGCAAGACCGCCGACGACTACGCCGACGCCTGCACCATCCCCGGATGTCTGGACGGCGAAACGCTCGGCGATGCCCGGCTGCGCCTCTACCCGGGCCGGACCAGCAAGGTGTGGCTCGAAGACGCCTCGTTCGTGAAGCTGCGCGAGGTGACGCTCACCTACGACCTGCCCGCCGAGCTGGTGCAGAGCGTGTGGAGCCGGGCCAGCTCGCTGCGGCTGTCGTTCAGCGGCCGCAACCTGCTGACCTTCACCGACTATTCGGGCATGGATCCCGAGGTGTCGAACTTCGGCACCCAGGCGATCGGCCGGAACGTCGACGTCGCTCCCTATCCGCCGAGCCGGAGCTTCTGGCTCTCGCTCGACCTGACCTTCTGA
- a CDS encoding YaiI/YqxD family protein: MSVLTLWIDADAAPREVKEIVFRAALRLEIPAVLVANTRMQTPANNPFVTAVRVGGGPDVADDHIAEEASGGDLAVTADIPLASRLVEKGVTTLDPRGEVYTEANIGERLSVRDFMQSLRDSGVETGGPKPWSQKDKQAFANALDRTLTRMLPRA; this comes from the coding sequence ATGAGCGTCCTCACCCTCTGGATCGACGCCGATGCCGCGCCCCGCGAGGTGAAGGAGATCGTCTTCCGCGCCGCGCTGCGCCTCGAGATCCCCGCGGTTCTGGTCGCCAACACCCGCATGCAGACGCCGGCCAACAACCCCTTCGTCACCGCCGTGCGGGTCGGCGGCGGTCCCGACGTGGCCGACGACCACATCGCCGAGGAGGCGTCGGGCGGCGACCTCGCCGTCACGGCCGACATTCCTCTCGCCTCGAGACTGGTGGAGAAGGGGGTCACCACCCTCGACCCCCGAGGGGAGGTCTACACCGAGGCGAACATCGGGGAGCGGCTGTCGGTGCGCGATTTCATGCAGTCACTCCGCGACTCCGGGGTGGAGACGGGGGGGCCGAAACCGTGGAGTCAGAAAGACAAGCAGGCCTTCGCCAACGCGCTCGACCGCACCCTCACGCGGATGCTTCCACGGGCGTAG
- a CDS encoding metalloregulator ArsR/SmtB family transcription factor, with product MVGRSDPARSARREKLFHGLAEPSRLAILACLRGGPLNVSEIADRAALSQPNTSNHLACLLGCGLVRREREGRFTYYRLADEDVATLLAVADRIVTHTAPDLLACPRCGTTRI from the coding sequence ATGGTGGGGCGATCCGATCCTGCGCGTTCCGCGCGCAGGGAGAAGCTGTTTCACGGCCTGGCCGAGCCCTCGAGGCTCGCCATTCTCGCCTGCCTCCGCGGCGGGCCCCTGAACGTATCCGAGATCGCCGATCGCGCGGCGCTGAGCCAGCCCAACACCTCGAACCATCTCGCCTGCCTCCTCGGCTGCGGCCTGGTTCGGCGGGAGCGGGAGGGCCGGTTCACCTACTACAGGCTCGCCGACGAAGACGTCGCCACTCTGCTCGCCGTGGCCGATCGGATCGTTACGCACACCGCTCCCGACCTCCTCGCCTGTCCGCGCTGCGGCACCACCCGAATCTGA
- a CDS encoding TonB-dependent receptor: protein MTRFLSVALRALLVLGILAAPVQAQTSTLTIRTLGPGAEAVEGARVATGEASALTDAAGLARLTLEPGFHRIAIERIGYAHEELEVTLPAGRDTTITVQLELEAMHGEEIVVTSTRTERRIEEEPLRIEVVPREEVEEKLLMTPGDIAMLLNETAGLRVQPTAPSLGGASVRIQGLRGRYTQILSDGLPLYGGQAGALGPLQVPPMDLARVEVIKGAASALYGPTALGGVVNLISRRPARERELILNQSSLDGTDLVGWFADELGDDWGYTLLAGAHRQDHADVDSDGWADLPEFERFSVRPRLFWDDGAGSSVMVTVGGMMEDRAGGTLPGESLPGGAGFVESLDTRRVDAGVNARRLFSDRRVLTVRASGSVQGHEHRYGDLFEEDEHRTAFAEVAMAGQDGRHLWVVGAAVQHDVFEPLDLPRLGFDYTVPALFAQDEVALGDRLTVAGSVRWDHHNRFGSSVSPRLSLLLNAGGWTTRLSGGTGFFAPTPFTEEVEAVGLTRLETPDYDALEKERARSVMLDVGREVGVVELNVSGFASEIDDPIQTIREADGSLRIANAPESVRTWGTEILASIHSGPWHIVGSHTFLRSTESDPEGEGRREVPLTPEHSLGMIAAFEQEGRGRVGLEVYYTGRQELDDDPYRSTSESHWILGLLVDRRFGPFRFFLNAENILDTRQTEYDRLVRPERTPDGRWITDVWAPLEGRSFNGGVWVAF, encoded by the coding sequence ATGACCCGTTTCCTCTCCGTCGCCCTCCGGGCCCTGCTCGTGCTCGGCATCCTGGCCGCCCCGGTGCAGGCGCAGACCTCCACCCTCACCATCCGCACCCTCGGGCCCGGGGCGGAGGCGGTGGAAGGCGCGCGCGTCGCCACCGGCGAGGCCAGTGCGCTGACCGACGCCGCCGGTCTCGCTCGGCTCACCCTCGAGCCCGGTTTCCACCGCATCGCCATCGAGCGCATCGGGTACGCGCACGAGGAGTTGGAGGTGACGCTGCCCGCGGGGCGCGACACCACGATCACCGTGCAGCTCGAACTCGAGGCGATGCACGGCGAGGAGATCGTCGTCACCTCCACCCGCACCGAGCGCCGGATCGAGGAGGAGCCGCTTCGGATCGAGGTCGTGCCGCGCGAAGAGGTGGAAGAGAAGCTGCTGATGACCCCCGGCGACATCGCCATGCTCCTCAACGAGACGGCGGGGCTGCGGGTGCAGCCCACCGCCCCGTCGCTGGGCGGTGCGAGCGTGCGTATTCAGGGACTGCGTGGCCGCTACACCCAGATCCTCTCCGACGGCTTGCCGCTCTACGGGGGGCAGGCCGGGGCGCTCGGACCGCTGCAGGTGCCCCCGATGGATCTCGCGCGGGTGGAGGTGATCAAGGGGGCGGCGTCGGCCCTGTACGGACCCACCGCGCTCGGCGGAGTCGTGAATCTGATCTCGCGCCGACCGGCGCGTGAGCGCGAGCTGATCCTCAACCAGAGCAGCCTCGACGGCACCGACCTCGTGGGCTGGTTCGCCGACGAGCTCGGCGACGACTGGGGGTACACGCTGCTGGCCGGCGCGCACCGGCAGGACCACGCCGACGTCGACTCCGACGGCTGGGCCGACCTGCCCGAGTTCGAGCGGTTCTCGGTGCGGCCCCGGCTGTTCTGGGATGACGGGGCGGGCAGCTCGGTGATGGTCACGGTGGGCGGCATGATGGAAGATCGCGCCGGCGGCACCCTGCCCGGGGAGTCACTGCCCGGGGGCGCGGGCTTCGTGGAATCCCTCGACACCCGACGCGTGGACGCGGGGGTGAACGCGCGCCGACTCTTCTCCGATCGCCGCGTGCTGACGGTGCGCGCCTCGGGCTCGGTGCAGGGCCACGAACACCGCTACGGCGACCTGTTCGAGGAGGACGAGCACCGCACCGCTTTCGCCGAGGTGGCCATGGCGGGCCAGGACGGACGCCATCTGTGGGTGGTGGGCGCCGCGGTGCAGCACGACGTGTTCGAGCCGCTCGATCTGCCGCGGCTGGGCTTCGACTACACGGTGCCCGCCCTGTTCGCGCAGGACGAGGTGGCCCTCGGCGACCGACTGACGGTGGCGGGAAGCGTGCGTTGGGATCACCACAATCGCTTCGGCTCGTCGGTGAGCCCGCGTCTGTCGCTGCTTCTGAACGCGGGGGGATGGACGACGCGGCTCTCGGGGGGCACCGGCTTCTTCGCGCCCACGCCCTTCACCGAAGAGGTGGAGGCCGTCGGGCTCACCCGTCTCGAGACCCCCGACTACGACGCGCTCGAGAAGGAGCGCGCCCGCAGCGTGATGCTCGACGTCGGCCGCGAGGTGGGCGTGGTGGAGCTCAACGTGAGCGGATTCGCTTCGGAGATCGACGATCCGATCCAGACGATTCGGGAGGCCGACGGATCGCTCCGCATCGCCAACGCGCCGGAGTCGGTGCGGACCTGGGGCACCGAGATCCTGGCATCGATCCACAGCGGCCCCTGGCACATCGTGGGCTCGCACACCTTCCTGCGCTCCACCGAGTCCGACCCCGAGGGCGAGGGCCGGCGAGAGGTGCCGCTCACCCCCGAGCACAGCCTCGGCATGATCGCCGCCTTCGAGCAGGAGGGACGGGGCCGCGTGGGGCTCGAGGTCTACTACACGGGGCGTCAGGAGCTCGACGACGACCCGTATCGCTCCACCTCGGAGTCCCATTGGATTCTGGGACTCCTCGTGGATCGTCGCTTCGGGCCGTTCCGCTTCTTCCTGAATGCCGAGAACATTCTCGACACCCGCCAGACGGAGTACGACCGGCTCGTGCGGCCCGAGCGCACGCCGGACGGGCGCTGGATCACCGATGTGTGGGCCCCGCTCGAGGGACGCTCCTTCAACGGGGGGGTGTGGGTCGCCTTCTGA